The following coding sequences lie in one Agrococcus sp. ARC_14 genomic window:
- a CDS encoding D-alanine--D-alanine ligase, translated as MTTPTQILVIGGGQSAEHEVSLESAASVEAALRRRGYAVESITIGRDGRWQRGDAERDDTAPGGRVVDTLAAALPAIARADVVFPAVHGALGEDGTLAALCALAHTPIVGSGVRAGAIGMDKWATKLVAEAVGIRTAPGRLVHARALAAVAFDGDAVVKPVGGGSSHGVALVRDAIGLDAALRAAALHDDRILLEQPVVGREIDVAVLREADGSRWAAPPLEIHADGLFDTATKYDGSARFSVPAVVSETERAAVTEAALRMFDALDCAGVARVDFFLTDDGPVLNEINTMPGMTAASQVPRMFAAAGVPYDELLARLVDAAAVPVRDRRCAPATPTPGGAG; from the coding sequence ATGACCACCCCCACCCAGATCCTGGTGATCGGCGGCGGGCAGAGCGCCGAGCACGAGGTCTCGCTCGAGAGCGCCGCCTCGGTCGAGGCCGCACTACGCCGCCGCGGCTACGCGGTCGAGTCCATCACCATCGGCCGCGACGGGCGCTGGCAGCGCGGCGACGCGGAGCGCGATGACACCGCGCCCGGCGGTCGCGTGGTCGACACGCTCGCCGCGGCGCTGCCGGCGATCGCGCGCGCCGATGTCGTGTTCCCGGCGGTGCACGGCGCCCTCGGCGAGGACGGCACACTGGCTGCGCTCTGCGCGCTGGCGCACACGCCGATCGTGGGCTCCGGGGTGCGCGCGGGCGCCATCGGCATGGACAAGTGGGCGACCAAGCTGGTCGCCGAGGCGGTCGGGATCCGAACCGCGCCCGGGCGGCTGGTGCATGCGCGAGCGCTCGCGGCGGTCGCCTTCGACGGCGACGCGGTCGTCAAGCCGGTCGGCGGCGGCTCCAGCCACGGCGTCGCGCTGGTGCGCGATGCGATCGGGCTCGATGCCGCGCTGCGCGCTGCGGCGCTGCACGACGACCGGATCCTGCTCGAGCAGCCCGTCGTCGGGCGCGAGATCGACGTCGCGGTGCTGCGCGAGGCCGACGGCAGCCGATGGGCGGCACCGCCGCTCGAGATCCACGCGGATGGGCTCTTCGACACGGCGACGAAGTACGACGGCTCCGCCAGGTTCAGCGTGCCGGCGGTCGTCAGCGAGACGGAGCGCGCCGCCGTCACCGAGGCCGCACTGCGGATGTTCGACGCGCTCGACTGCGCAGGCGTCGCTCGCGTCGACTTCTTCCTCACCGACGACGGGCCGGTGCTCAACGAGATCAACACGATGCCCGGCATGACCGCGGCATCGCAGGTGCCGAGGATGTTCGCCGCGGCGGGCGTGCCCTACGACGAGCTGCTGGCCCGACTGGTCGACGCCGCCGCGGTGCCCGTGCGCGATCGCCGCTGCGCGCCGGCGACGCCCACCCCTGGCGGGGCAGGGTGA
- a CDS encoding SRPBCC domain-containing protein, which translates to MAIERTGTVTEHGETCELTLERSVQADAIAVWPFLSESRELGIWFATYVGDPDSGEVVLAMTAEEGDATSAVEILDCTAPEHLVVQTTDESGSWSLEVELVDGGQEPGTGSLIRFTQHELPLAMLPDVAAGWEWYLDRLVAAIAGQPMPMWGEYYPALRDAYAG; encoded by the coding sequence ATGGCGATCGAACGGACAGGCACCGTCACCGAGCACGGCGAGACGTGCGAGCTGACCCTGGAGCGCAGCGTGCAGGCGGACGCGATCGCCGTCTGGCCGTTCCTGTCGGAGTCTCGCGAGCTCGGCATCTGGTTCGCCACCTATGTGGGCGACCCGGACTCCGGCGAGGTCGTGCTGGCCATGACCGCCGAGGAGGGCGACGCGACGAGCGCCGTCGAGATCCTCGACTGCACCGCCCCGGAGCACCTGGTGGTGCAGACGACGGATGAGTCGGGCAGCTGGAGCCTCGAGGTCGAGCTGGTGGACGGCGGGCAGGAGCCCGGCACCGGCTCGCTCATCCGCTTCACGCAGCACGAGCTGCCGCTGGCCATGCTCCCCGATGTCGCGGCGGGCTGGGAGTGGTACCTCGACCGGCTGGTGGCCGCGATCGCCGGGCAGCCGATGCCCATGTGGGGCGAGTACTACCCGGCGCTGCGCGACGCCTACGCCGGCTGA
- a CDS encoding bifunctional methylenetetrahydrofolate dehydrogenase/methenyltetrahydrofolate cyclohydrolase, protein MTARLLDGNATAAAIKLELKERVDALRGEGVTPGLGTLLVGDDPASQSYVKGKHRDCAEVGITSIRVDLPSNASTADVRKAIEDLNSAREVTGYIIQLPLPPGHDEHAMLELMDPDKDADGLHPTNLGRLVLGVDGPIDSPLPCTPAGIVQMLRRHDIPIAGAMVAVVGRGLTVGRPLGLLLTRKGIDATVTLCHSRTPDLAAQVREADIVVAAVGVPGLIKPDWVKPGAAVLDVGITRGLSAETGKVKLLGDVDPGVKEVAAWVSPVPGGVGPMTRVMLLDNVVQMAEAAVRSR, encoded by the coding sequence ATGACGGCGCGGCTCCTCGACGGCAACGCCACGGCCGCCGCCATCAAGCTGGAGCTCAAGGAGCGGGTGGATGCGCTCAGGGGCGAGGGCGTGACGCCCGGCCTCGGCACGCTGCTGGTGGGCGACGACCCCGCGAGCCAGTCCTACGTCAAGGGCAAGCACCGCGACTGCGCAGAGGTGGGCATCACCTCGATCCGCGTCGACCTGCCCTCGAACGCCTCGACCGCCGACGTGCGGAAGGCGATCGAGGATCTCAACTCGGCGCGCGAGGTGACGGGCTACATCATCCAGCTGCCGCTGCCGCCCGGGCACGACGAGCACGCGATGCTCGAGCTGATGGATCCCGACAAGGATGCCGACGGCCTGCACCCGACCAACCTCGGCAGGCTCGTGCTGGGCGTCGACGGCCCCATCGACTCGCCGCTGCCCTGCACACCGGCCGGCATCGTGCAGATGCTGCGCCGGCACGACATCCCGATCGCCGGAGCGATGGTCGCGGTCGTCGGCCGCGGGCTCACGGTCGGTCGGCCGCTCGGCCTGCTGCTGACCCGCAAGGGCATCGACGCGACCGTCACCCTCTGCCACTCGCGCACGCCGGATCTCGCGGCGCAGGTGCGCGAGGCCGACATCGTGGTCGCGGCCGTCGGCGTGCCGGGGCTCATCAAGCCCGACTGGGTCAAGCCCGGTGCCGCGGTGCTCGACGTGGGCATCACGCGCGGGCTCTCCGCCGAGACCGGCAAGGTGAAGCTGCTGGGCGATGTCGACCCGGGCGTCAAGGAGGTCGCAGCGTGGGTGTCGCCGGTGCCCGGCGGCGTCGGCCCGATGACCCGCGTGATGCTGCTCGACAACGTGGTGCAGATGGCGGAGGCGGCGGTGCGCTCGCGCTGA
- the glyA gene encoding serine hydroxymethyltransferase gives MTDRLPSTFNSPLAEVDPEIAEALQLELDRQRDYLEMIASENFVPVAVLEAAGSVLTNKYAEGYPGRRYYGGCEFVDIAETLAIERAKALFGAEFANVQPHSGATANAAVLHAIARPGDTILGLSLDHGGHLTHGMKINFSGRLYDIVAYGVDEESSRVDMDEVRRLAIEHKPKVIIAGWSAYPRQLDFAAFRAIADEVGALLWVDMAHFAGLVAAGLHPSPVPHAHVVSSTVHKTIGGPRSGFILTNDADIAKKLNSAVFPGQQGGPLMHVIAAKATAFKLAGTEEFKERQERTLRGAHILAERLMQQDVADAGITVRSNGTDVHLVLVDLRDAAVDGKQAEDLLHEIRITVNRNAVPNDPRPPMVTSGLRIGTPALATRGFGDEEFTEVADVIALALLPGADTDALRARVAKLAEAFPLYPGVGPSGQPVSVHELGSSVDAGGADR, from the coding sequence GTGACCGACCGCCTGCCCAGCACGTTCAACTCGCCCCTCGCCGAGGTCGATCCCGAGATCGCCGAGGCCCTGCAGCTGGAGCTCGACCGCCAGCGCGACTACCTCGAGATGATCGCGAGCGAGAACTTCGTGCCCGTCGCCGTGCTCGAGGCAGCCGGCAGCGTGCTGACGAACAAGTACGCCGAGGGCTACCCCGGCCGCCGCTACTACGGCGGCTGCGAGTTCGTCGACATCGCCGAGACCCTCGCGATCGAGCGCGCCAAGGCGCTCTTCGGCGCCGAGTTCGCCAACGTGCAGCCCCACTCGGGCGCCACCGCCAACGCCGCCGTGCTGCACGCCATCGCGCGCCCCGGCGACACGATCCTCGGCCTCTCGCTCGACCACGGCGGCCACCTCACGCACGGCATGAAGATCAACTTCTCCGGCCGGCTCTACGACATCGTCGCCTACGGCGTCGACGAGGAGTCCAGCCGCGTCGACATGGACGAGGTGCGCCGCCTCGCCATCGAGCACAAGCCCAAGGTGATCATCGCCGGCTGGTCGGCCTACCCGCGCCAGCTCGACTTCGCCGCCTTCCGCGCGATCGCCGACGAGGTCGGCGCGCTGCTGTGGGTCGACATGGCGCACTTCGCCGGCCTCGTGGCGGCGGGCCTGCACCCGAGCCCGGTGCCGCACGCGCACGTCGTCTCCTCCACCGTGCACAAGACCATCGGCGGGCCTCGCTCGGGCTTCATCCTGACGAACGACGCCGACATCGCCAAGAAGCTCAACTCGGCGGTCTTCCCGGGCCAGCAGGGCGGCCCGCTCATGCACGTGATCGCCGCGAAGGCCACCGCGTTCAAGCTCGCCGGCACCGAGGAGTTCAAGGAGCGCCAGGAGCGCACGCTGCGCGGCGCGCACATCCTCGCCGAGCGCCTCATGCAGCAGGACGTGGCGGATGCGGGCATCACGGTGCGCTCCAACGGCACCGACGTGCACCTCGTGCTCGTCGACCTGCGCGACGCCGCCGTCGACGGCAAGCAGGCCGAGGATCTCCTGCACGAGATCCGCATCACGGTCAACCGCAACGCGGTGCCCAACGACCCGCGCCCGCCGATGGTCACGAGCGGCCTCCGTATCGGCACGCCGGCGCTCGCGACCCGCGGCTTCGGCGACGAGGAGTTCACCGAGGTCGCCGACGTGATCGCGCTCGCGCTGCTGCCGGGCGCAGACACGGATGCGCTGCGCGCCCGGGTGGCGAAGCTCGCCGAGGCGTTCCCGCTCTACCCGGGCGTGGGCCCCTCCGGTCAGCCGGTGTCGGTGCACGAGCTCGGCTCCAGCGTCGACGCGGGCGGCGCCGACCGATGA
- a CDS encoding DinB family protein: MPDDDRTRSLLLGALDRQRRHVLQALDGLSDAQLRAAPLPSGWSLLGLVRHLTLGLERYWFHTVMAGEPLDYWPADDPAADGGRPADWRVGADASTAAVMQEYRDAIAHSDEILAGLQLDAAPRRPEEDWPAGVFADLEAVLVHVILDAATHAGHLDAARELIDGRQHLVL, encoded by the coding sequence ATGCCCGATGACGACCGCACCCGCTCCCTGCTCCTCGGCGCGCTCGACCGGCAGCGTCGACACGTGCTGCAGGCGCTCGACGGCCTCAGCGACGCGCAGCTGCGCGCGGCGCCGCTGCCCTCCGGCTGGTCGCTGCTCGGGCTCGTCCGCCACCTCACGCTCGGGCTCGAGCGCTACTGGTTCCACACCGTGATGGCGGGCGAGCCGCTCGACTACTGGCCGGCCGACGATCCGGCGGCAGACGGCGGCAGGCCCGCCGACTGGCGGGTCGGGGCGGATGCATCCACCGCGGCCGTGATGCAGGAGTACCGGGACGCGATCGCGCACTCCGACGAGATCCTCGCCGGCCTGCAGCTCGATGCCGCGCCGCGCCGCCCGGAGGAGGACTGGCCGGCGGGCGTCTTCGCGGATCTCGAGGCGGTGCTGGTGCACGTCATCCTCGACGCCGCGACGCACGCCGGGCATCTCGACGCGGCGCGCGAGCTGATCGACGGGCGCCAGCACCTGGTGCTCTGA